The following coding sequences are from one Musa acuminata AAA Group cultivar baxijiao chromosome BXJ2-4, Cavendish_Baxijiao_AAA, whole genome shotgun sequence window:
- the LOC103982862 gene encoding receptor-like serine/threonine-protein kinase SD1-8: MTKASVLLCLLTASILCSPAIGGDTVTPNRPLVDDGETSLISAGGSFELGFFSPVGSTNRYIGIWYHRIPIQTVVWVANRQRPVTGRSGKLSLETDGALVITDGKNSTVIWSSGSLALGNPVARLLDNGNFVVEEEGSDDDPRGFAWQSFDFLTDTLLPGMKIGWNLTSRLDRNLTAWRSVSDPAPGEYANGIDEHGNPQIFLWSRSRPYWRGGSWNGRQFSGIQDMKTDNVIHMVFVVDAREIVYSFYTRDPSVVSRLVMNQSGILQRLVWLEDRERWSVFWSAPQDQCDYMLSPCGPYGVCHPNEFAMCKCLQGFHPKNRSRWSPREGTDGCVRNTELDCRNGTDGFITLSSVKIPDTSTSMVVRSMSLEECEVLCRRNCSCKAYASANISGTGSGSGCIIWTTELTDIKMYDSGSGQDIYVRLAAADLGSESNQSHRNHVVVIIIVVSALATFFLLSVACFVWRRKKRRNRYIDEETHEQDLDLPLYDLDTIAGATGNFSMDNKLGEGGFGLVYKGKLRELQEIAVKRLSETSTQGLAELKNEVTLIAKLQHRNLVRLLGCCIQAGERMLIYEYMPHGSLDSILFDKTKGALLDWQTRYNIIVGIARGLLYLHRDSRFRIIHRDLKASNILLDKDMNPKISDFGMARMFGGDETDARTRRVVGTYGYMSPEYAMDGIFSAKSDVFSFGVLVLEIVSGRKNRGVYQSSHHLNLLAHIWSLWNEGKGLELADASMGPSSLPVAEVMKCIKVGLLCVQDRPEYRPTMSSVVEMLGGDSALLPQPRQPGFIVAKDPSETNSSTSKQDSSTNHVSMTMLEGR, translated from the exons CTTCTCACTGCTTCTATCCTCTGTTCCCCCGCCATTGGAGGCGACACTGTCACACCCAACCGACCTCTCGTCGACGACGGAGAAACCAGCTTAATTTCCGCTGGTGGCAGCTTCGAGTTGGGCTTCTTTAGCCCCGTCGGTTCTACCAACCGCTACATCGGCATATGGTACCACCGCATCCCGATCCAGACCGTGGTCTGGGTTGCCAACCGCCAGCGGCCGGTCACCGGCCGTTCCGGAAAGCTGTCCTTGGAGACGGACGGAGCACTCGTGATCACCGATGGCAAGAACTCCACCGTCATCTGGTCCTCGGGTTCGCTGGCCCTTGGGAACCCAGTGGCGCGGCTACTCGACAACGGGAACTTCGTCGTGGAGGAGGAGGGCAGTGACGACGACCCGAGAGGCTTTGCGTGGCAGAGCTTCGACTTCCTGACGGACACGCTTTTGCCGGGCATGAAGATTGGGTGGAACCTAACGAGCCGGCTGGACCGCAACCTCACGGCTTGGAGGAGCGTCAGCGATCCGGCGCCGGGCGAGTATGCCAACGGCATCGACGAGCACGGGAATCCCCAAATATTTCTGTGGTCCAGGAGCCGGCCGTACTGGCGTGGGGGTTCATGGAACGGCCGCCAGTTCAGTGGCATCCAGGACATGAAGACCGACAACGTGATCCACATGGTGTTCGTGGTGGACGCCCGCGAGATCGTGTACTCGTTCTACACGCGCGACCCCTCGGTCGTCTCAAGGCTGGTCATGAACCAGTCGGGCATCCTGCAGCGCCTGGTGTGGCTCGAAGACAGAGAGAGGTGGAGCGTCTTCTGGTCCGCGCCCCAGGACCAGTGCGACTACATGTTGTCGCCCTGCGGCCCCTACGGCGTCTGCCACCCCAACGAATTCGCGATGTGTAAGTGCTTGCAGGGGTTTCACCCCAAGAATCGCAGCAGATGGAGTCCGAGGGAGGGGACGGACGGATGCGTGCGGAACACGGAGTTGGACTGCCGGAACGGGACCGATGGGTTTATCACACTCAGCAGCGTGAAGATACCGGACACGTCGACGTCGATGGTGGTCAGGAGCATGAGCCTGGAGGAGTGCGAGGTTTTGTGCCGGAGGAATTGCTCCTGCAAAGCCTATGCCAGCGCCAACATCAGTGGGAccgggagcggcagcgggtgcATCATATGGACGACGGAGCTCACCGATATCAAAATGTACGACAGTGGTTCAGGACAAGATATCTATGTCAGGCTGGCGGCTGCCGACCTTG GCTCTGAATCAAACCAGTCTCACCGGAATCATGTGGTCGTGATCATCATCGTAGTCTCTGCTCTGGCAACCTTTTTCCTGCTTTCTGTTGCTTGCTTCgtttggagaaggaagaagagaagaa ATCGCTACATTGACGAAGAAACACACGAACAGGACTTGGACCTCCCACTATATGATTTAGACACAATAGCAGGCGCCACCGGCAACTTCTCCATGGACAACAAGCTTGGTGAGGGCGGTTTTGGTCTAGTATACAAG GGTAAGCTGCGGGAGCTACAAGAGATAGCTGTGAAGAGGTTATCCGAGACATCGACGCAGGGCCTGGCTGAGTTAAAGAACGAGGTAACGCTAATTGCGAAGCTACAGCACCGTAACCTCGTCCGGCTTCTGGGTTGCTGCATCCAAGCAGGGGAGAGGATGCTGATCTACGAGTACATGCCCCACGGAAGCTTGGATTCCATCTTGTTTG ACAAGACTAAAGGGGCATTGTTGGACTGGCAAACACGGTACAACATCATCGTGGGGATTGCTCGAGGCCTTCTGTACCTCCACCGTGATTCTAGATTCAGAATCATTCACAGGGATCTGAAAGCTAGCAACATCCTTCTTGACAAGGATATGAACCCCAAGATATCGGACTTTGGCATGGCAAGGATGTTTGGAGGGGACGAAACAGACGCAAGAACCAGGAGAGTCGTCGGGACGTA TGGATACATGTCTCCCGAGTACGCCATGGACGGAATCTTCTCGGCGAAATCTGACGTCTTCAGCTTCGGTGTTTTGGTGCTGGAAATCGTAAGTGGCAGAAAGAACAGAGGAGTCTATCAATCTTCACACCACCTAAATCTTCTAGCACAT ATATGGAGTCTTTGGAATGAAGGTAAAGGGCTGGAATTAGCGGATGCGTCAATGGGGCCGTCGTCGCTTCCCGTGGCCGAAGTCATGAAGTGTATAAAGGTGGGACTTTTGTGCGTTCAAGATCGACCAGAATACAGACCAACGATGTCGTCGGTGGTGGAGATGTTGGGCGGTGACAGTGCTCTCCTACCGCAGCCAAGACAACCAGGTTTTATCGTTGCAAAAGATCCATCTGAAACCAATTCATCTACAAGCAAGCAAGACTCGTCCACAAACCACGTATCGATGACGATGTTGGAAGGTCGATGA